One stretch of Tribolium castaneum strain GA2 chromosome 5, icTriCast1.1, whole genome shotgun sequence DNA includes these proteins:
- the LOC658244 gene encoding uncharacterized protein LOC658244: MFLHIVLVIAAVCSSQGMPQRETPQITSRIGESKQLLYLPERQQYTPELQYDLSLLDPQFQVPSYNFIGDKQHFPRVQPQIVLINGGATPGQFLLQPGSPPGNFLVPQGPNVILRDPQGPQRPVFVAGYPKPAHIPPIEKDAEEVPTNPAKIPPLTPKGEKKPEKLETFDEPDNSKKQATEAEVLAAADRNPAFNTRPNLRPGQRFFILNGQPLFSNFPYNNQIYPGINPNLKYAQVAPSFVPQTPTKNISPFQNVLFRNTPVENTHKPTGSDFHQSYPENLVLLNQPGIFQDDVIFRSPALPLNLVQKPKDEPQLRENENGYGLFHLRSKEEQEDDTIVVDAKEQQDGSVDDNNDEQDTEAEVVSAADKPDSEPTISQAQPGAIALAGPGGVAAAAPRGTAFVGKEGVAVSSPQATAVAGPSKDAIQEKNKKQNKRKQ; the protein is encoded by the exons ATGTTTTTGCACATTGTCTTGGTCATAGCAGCGGTTTGCTCCTCACAAGGCATGCCTCAGAGAGAAACTCCTCAAATCACATCCCGGATTGGAGAATCCAAGCAACTTCTTTATCTTCCTGAAAGACAACAATACACCCCTGAATTGCAGTATGACCTATCTTTGCTAGATCCACAATTTCAAGTGCCTTCATACAATTTCATCGGAGATAAACAACATTTCCCGAG agTGCAACCACAAATCGTCTTGATCAACGGTGGCGCCACTCCAGGTCAATTCCTCCTCCAGCCTGGATCCCCCCCTGGCAATTTCCTGGTGCCCCAAGGCCCTAACGTGATCCTTCGGGATCCCCAAGGACCTCAAAGACCTGTCTTCGTTGCAGGATACCCCAAACCGGCTCATATTCCACCAATTGAGAAAGATGCCGAAGAAGTGCCAACCAATCCAGCAAAAATTCCACCACTTACACCCAAAG GAGAAAAGAAGCCTGAAAAATTGGAAACGTTCGACGAACCCGACAACTCGAAAAAACAAGCAACTGAAGCTGAAGTTCTTGCCGCAGCTGACCGAAACCCAGCCTTCAACACCAGGCCAAATTTGCGTCCAGGCCAAAGATTTTTCATCCTGAATGGCCAACCTCTCTTCTCCAATTTCCCTTACAACAACCAAATTTACCCAGGAATTAACCCCAACCTGAAATACGCTCAAGTAGCTCCCAGTTTCGTTCCCCAAACCCCCACCAAAAACATCTCCCCCTTCCAAAACGTCCTCTTCAGAAACACTCCGGTTGAAAACACACACAAACCAACTGGCAGCGATTTTCACCAATCTTACCCTGAAAATCTAGTCCTACTCAACCAACCCGGAATTTTCCAGGACGATGTTATTTTCCGGAGCCCTGCTCTTCCCTTGAATCTTGTACAGAAGCCAAAAGACGAGCCCCAGCTCAGAGAAAACGAAAATGGTTATGGTCTGTTCCATTTGAGGAGCAAAGAGGAGCAAGAGGATGATACGATTGTAGTAGATGCTAAAGAGCAACAAGACGGAAGTGTTGATGATAATAACGATGAGCAAGACACAGAGGCTGAGGTTGTGTCAGCTGCTGATAAGCCAGACAGCGAGCCAACGATTTCGCAAGCCCAACCGGGGGCCATAGCCCTTGCCGGCCCTGGGGGCGTCGCTGCAGCAGCCCCCAGGGGAACTGCTTTCGTCGGAAAGGAAGGAGTTGCCGTTTCGAGTCCTCAAGCTACTGCTGTTGCGGGACCAAGCAAGGACGCCATCCAGGAGAAgaataaaaagcaaaataagaGAAAGCAGTGA